A window of the Cheilinus undulatus linkage group 21, ASM1832078v1, whole genome shotgun sequence genome harbors these coding sequences:
- the elob gene encoding elongin-B: MDVFLMIRRHKTTIFTDAKESTTVYELKRIVEGILKRPPEDQRLYKDDVMLNDGQTLGNCGFTNQTARPQAPATVGLAFRQSDDSFEQLRIEPFSTPPELPDVMKPQDSGSTANEQAVQ; the protein is encoded by the exons GATGTGTTTCTAATGATCAGACGTCATAAGACGACCATCTTCACAGATGCCAAAGAGTCTACCACAGTCTATGAACTGAAGCGCATTGTGGAAGGTATTTTAAAGAGGCCACCAGAAGACCAGAGGCTTTATAAG GATGATGTGATGCTTAATGACGGACAAACTCTTGGAAACTGTGGCTTCACAAATCAAACAGCTCGACCTCAGGCCCCGGCCACAGTGGGATTAGCTTTCCGTCAGAGTG ATGATTCATTTGAGCAGCTGAGGATTGAGCCGTTCTCCACTCCCCCAGAGCTCCCTGACGTCATGAAGCCCCAGGACTCGGGCAGCACAGCCAACGAGCAGGCTGTTCAGTGA
- the LOC121503532 gene encoding uncharacterized protein LOC121503532, translating to MDVSEYVLSAGRAVLDIVEREWQPLSSGELEQRLDQAVEEILEADLIAKLKTQPPPTIFVQLLQSHAEVQPQVVQTTTFNSEEEEQAPGHGESQHALDSAAIQHIADLLQSSKSRARMAGRARLSLSHTVLLSLTLLSERVSYRCVSRRFHLEKGNIHRIFFSFCERINILEERLIRWPDGQEALEALVPLVSPEREQEEHEVPLVLGVLGHTCIPIRLPLGKQNMESTVPEVKRMKMEAHADSWLNLQLVCDRNGRFLHCRISKGSDMDRGRALRDKLKQHPALMPSGSCIVARAGYPLSAQILTPYSGRLSPKEELFNKTLEGHFHILDQAVANLKARFQRLCYLDIGNYDRARVVVQTACVLHNVFLDMGQVVQGEVEKETLTVEVEGEMEEEGVQRRDTISDWLFKRSYSGNQ from the exons ATGGACGTTAGCGAGTATGTTTTATCGGCTGGTAGAGCCGTGTTAGACATAGTGGAGAGAGAGTGGCAGCCTCTGTCCTCGGGAGAGCTGGAGCAGCGGCTGGATCAGGCGGTGGAGGAGATCCTGGAAGCTGACCTGATAGCAAAACTGAAAACTCAGCCCCCTCCTACCATATTCGTACAGTTACTACAAAGTCATGCAGAGGTGCAGCCTCAAGTTGTACAGACGACTACATTCAACTCTGAAGAGGAGGAGCAGGCACCGGGGCATGGAGAATCTCAGCATGCTTTGGACAGTGCTGCAATACAG CACATCGCAGACCTTCTTCAGAGCTCAAAATCCAGAGCTCGAATGGCAGGACGGGCCCGTTTATCCCTCTCCCACACTGTCCTGCTGTCCCTCACACTGCTCTCTGAGCGCGTCAGCTACCGCTGCGTTTCTCGCCGCTTCCACCTGGAGAAAGGAAACATCCATCGgatcttcttttctttctgtgagCGCATCAACATCCTGGAGGAGAGGCTGATCAGATGGCCAGATG GCCAGGAGGCATTAGAGGCCCTTGTCCCACTTGTTAGTCCAGagagggagcaggaggagcatGAAGTCCCTCTGGTTCTGGGAGTGTTGGGACATACCTGCATCCCGATCCGCCTGCCACTGGGGAAGCAGAACATGGAGAGCACAGTACCTGAGGTGAAGAGGATGAAAATGGAGGCCCACGCTGACTCTTGGCTAAACCTTCAGCTCGTATGTGACCGTAACGGCCGGTTCTTGCACTGCAGAATCAGCAAGGGCTCAGACATGGACAGAGGCAGAGCTCTGAGAGACAAACTTAAACAGCATCCTGCACTGATGCCCTCTGGTTCCTGCATTGTGGCCAGAGCTGGCTACCCTCTCTCTGCTCAAATTTTAACTCCATACTCAGGAAGGCTCAGTCCAAAAGAGGAGCTCTTTAACAAAACACTGGAAGGACATTTTCACATCCTGGATCAGGCTGTTGCCAACCTTAAAGCCAgatttcaaaggctctgctatCTGGATATCGGGAACTACGATCGAGCCAGGGTTGTTGTGCAGACTGCCTGCGTATTGCATAATGTGTTTTTGGACATGGGACAGGTGGTTCAAGGAGAAGTTGAAAAAGAAACTCTAACTGTTGAGGTAGAGGGGGAGATGGAGGAAGAGGGGGTACAGAGACGGGACACCATTTCAGATTGGTTGTTTAAAAGATCTTATTCTGGAAACCAATGA
- the si:dkey-66i24.7 gene encoding uncharacterized protein si:dkey-66i24.7: MEVLETIVIQSSEVEGKETVVSTVDTDKTKAEFIWTLQATWHLVNTRLEMDAAFDQPVCKKKKLWEMVAEKVNAKLRESDITDVAVKAYECDLKWRNVLATYRRNAERAKRLGAASVHWEFFKAMHEVLDKSREDIEAQRRAKLSGTRVAKAMASKRFTPILPTPPATAAPCTPRPPQDVLQLYMELQERKMNMWVQQKALEERKIEAINNLAKAISSLAQRNGCTDSSKDGQ, encoded by the exons ATGGAAGTACTCGAGACAATTGTAATACAAAGTTCTGAGGTGGAAGGAAAGGAAACAGTCGTGTCCACCGTGGACACGGATAAAACTAAAGCAG AATTTATATGGACACTGCAGGCAACTTGGCACCTTGTCAACACCAGACTTGAAATGGATGCTGCTTTTGACCAGCCAGTCtgcaagaaaaagaaactttggGAGATGGTAGCAGAGAAAGTGAACGCAAAACTGAGAGAGTCAGATATCACTGACGTAGCTGTTAAGGCGTATGAGTGTGATCTAAAATGGAGAAATGTACTGGCAACATACAGGAGGAATGCAGAGAGGGCTAAGAGACTCGGGGCAGCTAGTGTCCACTGGGAGTTCTTCAAAGCCATGCATGAAGTCCTGGACAAGAGCAGGGAGGACATCGAAGCCCAGCGAAGGGCAAAGCTCAGTGGCACCAGAGTAGCCAAAGCCATGGCCAGCAAACGGTTCACCCCTATTCTCCCTACACCTCCTGCCACAGCTGCTCCCTGCACTCCCCGCCCCCCTCAGGATGTCCTACAGCTTTACATGGAGCTGCAAGAGAGGAAGATGAACATGTGGGTGCAGCAGAAAGCcctggaggagaggaagatTGAGGCTATTAACAATTTGGCCAAGGCTATCTCCAGTTTGGCTCAGAGGAACGGCTGCACAGACAGTTCAAAAGATGGACAATAG